A section of the Mycolicibacterium anyangense genome encodes:
- the ribH gene encoding 6,7-dimethyl-8-ribityllumazine synthase, with product MSGGAGIPDLPEMDASQLSLAIVASTWHAKICNALLDGARRVAEDAGIPSPTVVRVLGAIEIPVVAQELARSHDAVVALGVVIRGQTPHFDYVCDAVTQGLTRVSLDESTPVANGVLTTNDEEQALDRAGLPGSAEDKGAQAAAAALSTALTLRHLRGA from the coding sequence ATGAGCGGCGGCGCAGGTATCCCGGACCTTCCGGAGATGGATGCTTCCCAGTTGTCGCTGGCGATCGTCGCGAGCACCTGGCACGCGAAGATCTGCAACGCGCTGCTCGACGGCGCCCGTCGGGTTGCCGAGGACGCCGGTATCCCCAGCCCGACCGTGGTGCGGGTGCTGGGCGCGATCGAGATCCCGGTTGTCGCACAGGAACTCGCCCGCTCCCATGACGCGGTGGTGGCGCTCGGTGTTGTGATCCGCGGCCAGACACCGCATTTCGACTATGTCTGTGATGCCGTGACACAAGGGCTCACGAGGGTGTCGCTGGACGAGTCGACCCCCGTGGCCAACGGAGTCCTGACGACCAACGACGAGGAGCAGGCCCTGGATCGGGCCGGCCTGCCCGGCTCGGCCGAGGACAAGGGTGCCCAGGCCGCGGCCGCCGCGCTGTCGACCGCGCTGACGCTGCGCCACCTGCGTGGGGCATGA
- a CDS encoding bifunctional 3,4-dihydroxy-2-butanone-4-phosphate synthase/GTP cyclohydrolase II — protein MTRLDTVERAVADIAAGKAVVVIDDEDRENEGDLIFAAEKATPELVAFMVRYTSGYLCVPLDGEICDRLGLLPMYAVNQDKHGTAYTVTVDAKTGVGTGISASDRATTMRLLADPASVAEDFSKPGHVVPLRAKDGGVLRRPGHTEAAVDLARMAGLQPAGAICEIVSQKDEGAMAQTDELRVFADEHDLALISIADLIEWRRKHEKHIERIAEARIPTRHGEFRAVGYSSIYEEVEHVALVRGDIAGPENDGHDVLVRVHSECLTGDVFGSRRCDCGPQLDAALAMVAAEGRGIVLYMRGHEGRGIGLMHKLQAYQLQDAGADTVDANLELGLPADARDYGIGAQILVDLGVRSMRLLTNNPAKRVGLDGYGLHVIERVPLPVRANAENIRYLMTKRDRMGHDLTGLDDFDEAARLPGDLGGAL, from the coding sequence ATGACGAGGCTGGACACCGTCGAGCGGGCGGTCGCCGATATCGCGGCGGGCAAAGCCGTCGTTGTCATCGATGACGAGGACCGCGAGAACGAGGGCGACCTCATCTTCGCCGCCGAGAAGGCCACCCCGGAACTCGTGGCGTTCATGGTCCGCTACACCTCGGGCTACCTGTGTGTACCGCTGGACGGCGAGATCTGCGACCGGCTGGGCCTGCTGCCGATGTATGCGGTGAACCAGGACAAGCACGGTACCGCCTACACCGTCACCGTCGATGCGAAAACCGGTGTGGGAACTGGCATTTCGGCCTCCGACCGGGCCACCACGATGCGCCTGCTCGCCGACCCCGCCAGCGTCGCCGAAGACTTCAGCAAGCCCGGCCACGTCGTCCCACTGCGAGCCAAGGACGGTGGAGTGCTGCGCCGCCCCGGCCACACCGAAGCCGCCGTCGACCTGGCCCGGATGGCCGGCCTGCAGCCGGCGGGCGCCATCTGCGAGATCGTCAGCCAGAAGGACGAGGGCGCGATGGCCCAGACCGACGAGCTGCGGGTGTTCGCCGACGAGCACGACCTGGCCCTGATCTCCATCGCCGACCTCATCGAGTGGCGCCGCAAGCACGAGAAGCACATCGAGCGCATCGCCGAGGCACGTATCCCGACCCGCCACGGCGAGTTCCGTGCAGTCGGCTATTCCAGCATCTACGAAGAGGTCGAGCACGTCGCGCTGGTGCGCGGTGACATCGCGGGCCCGGAGAACGACGGCCACGACGTCCTGGTCCGGGTTCACTCGGAGTGCCTGACCGGCGACGTGTTCGGCTCGCGGCGCTGCGACTGCGGCCCGCAATTGGATGCGGCGCTGGCGATGGTGGCCGCCGAGGGGCGCGGCATCGTGCTCTACATGCGTGGTCACGAGGGCCGCGGTATCGGCCTGATGCACAAGCTCCAGGCTTACCAGTTGCAGGATGCCGGCGCCGACACCGTCGATGCCAACCTGGAACTCGGCCTGCCCGCCGATGCCCGCGACTACGGCATCGGTGCGCAGATCCTGGTTGATCTGGGCGTGCGGTCGATGCGGCTGCTCACCAACAACCCGGCCAAGCGCGTCGGCCTGGACGGCTACGGTCTGCATGTCATCGAACGCGTCCCGCTGCCGGTGCGCGCCAACGCCGAGAACATCCGCTACCTGATGACCAAACGGGACCGGATGGGACACGACTTGACCGGGCTCGACGATTTCGACGAGGCCGCGCGCCTGCCCGGGGATCTGGGCGGCGCCCTGTGA
- the gap gene encoding type I glyceraldehyde-3-phosphate dehydrogenase, whose protein sequence is MTIRVGVNGFGRIGRNFYRALATQKALGKATDIEIVAVNDLTDNATLAHLLKFDSILGRLPEDVTLEGEDTIVIGDTKIKALEVKEGPAALPWGDLGVDVVVESTGIFTARAKAQGHLDAGAKKVIISAPASDEDITIVLGVNDDKYDGSQNIISNASCTTNCLGPLAKVVNDEFGIVKGLMTTIHAYTQDQNLQDGPHKDLRRARAAALNIVPTSTGAAKAIGLVLPELKGKLDGYALRVPIPTGSVTDLTVELEKKASAAEINAALKAAAEGKLKGILKYYDAPIVSSDIVTDPHSSIFDSGLTKVIDDQAKVVSWYDNEWGYSNRLVDLVGLVGKSL, encoded by the coding sequence GTGACGATCCGGGTTGGCGTTAACGGCTTCGGCCGCATCGGACGCAACTTCTACCGGGCCCTGGCGACGCAAAAGGCCCTTGGCAAGGCCACCGACATCGAGATCGTGGCGGTCAACGACCTCACCGACAACGCCACCCTCGCGCACCTGCTGAAGTTCGACTCGATCCTGGGCCGGCTGCCCGAGGACGTCACCCTCGAGGGCGAGGACACCATCGTCATCGGCGACACCAAGATCAAGGCGCTGGAGGTCAAGGAAGGTCCCGCCGCGCTGCCGTGGGGCGACCTGGGCGTCGACGTGGTGGTGGAATCGACCGGTATCTTCACCGCGCGGGCCAAGGCACAGGGTCACCTGGATGCGGGCGCGAAGAAGGTCATCATCTCCGCGCCGGCCAGCGACGAGGACATCACCATCGTGCTGGGCGTCAACGACGACAAGTACGACGGCAGCCAGAACATCATCTCGAACGCCTCGTGCACCACGAACTGCCTCGGCCCGCTGGCCAAGGTGGTCAACGACGAGTTCGGCATCGTCAAGGGCCTGATGACCACCATCCACGCCTACACCCAGGATCAGAACCTGCAGGACGGTCCGCACAAGGACCTGCGTCGCGCCCGCGCGGCCGCGCTGAACATCGTGCCCACCTCGACCGGCGCCGCCAAGGCCATCGGTCTGGTGTTGCCCGAGCTGAAGGGCAAGCTCGACGGCTACGCGCTGCGGGTGCCGATCCCCACCGGCTCGGTCACCGACCTGACCGTGGAGCTGGAGAAGAAGGCCAGCGCCGCGGAGATCAACGCCGCGCTCAAGGCCGCTGCCGAGGGCAAGCTCAAGGGCATTCTGAAGTACTACGACGCCCCGATCGTCTCCAGCGACATCGTCACCGACCCGCACTCCTCGATCTTCGATTCCGGTCTGACCAAGGTGATCGACGACCAGGCCAAGGTGGTGTCCTGGTACGACAACGAGTGGGGCTACTCCAACCGCCTGGTCGACCTCGTCGGCCTGGTCGGCAAGTCGCTCTAA
- the rapZ gene encoding RNase adapter RapZ yields the protein MTEHDIDEDRRTPVVAEPEAGIDVVLVTGLSGAGRGTAAKVLEDLGWYVADNLPPELIARMVDLGLAAGSRITQLAVVMDVRSRGFTGDLDSVRTELATRGIHPRVLFMEASDDILVRRYENNRRSHPLQGNQTLAEGIAAERAMLAPVRATADLVIDTSTLSVRALRESIERAFGGEIVAQTSVTVESFGFKYGLPMDADMVMDVRFLPNPHWVDELRPQTGQHPAVRDYVLSQPGAAEFLQTYHQLLKFVVDGYSREGKRYMTVAIGCTGGKHRSVAMAEALAGLLDENRGLSVRVLHRDLGRE from the coding sequence ATGACAGAACACGACATCGACGAAGACAGGCGGACCCCGGTAGTGGCCGAGCCCGAGGCGGGTATCGACGTAGTGCTGGTGACGGGACTGTCCGGGGCGGGGCGCGGGACCGCCGCGAAGGTTCTCGAAGACCTCGGGTGGTACGTCGCCGACAACCTGCCGCCGGAACTGATCGCCCGGATGGTCGATCTGGGTCTGGCGGCGGGTTCGCGTATCACCCAGCTGGCGGTGGTGATGGACGTGCGCTCCCGCGGCTTCACCGGTGACCTGGACTCGGTGCGCACCGAGCTGGCCACCCGGGGAATCCACCCCCGGGTGCTGTTCATGGAGGCATCCGACGACATCCTGGTGCGGCGCTACGAGAACAACCGCCGCAGTCATCCCCTGCAGGGCAACCAGACACTGGCCGAAGGTATCGCCGCCGAACGGGCCATGCTGGCGCCGGTGCGGGCCACCGCCGATCTGGTGATCGACACCTCCACCCTGTCAGTGCGGGCGCTGCGGGAGAGCATCGAGCGGGCCTTCGGCGGCGAGATCGTGGCCCAGACCAGCGTGACGGTCGAATCATTCGGATTCAAATACGGCCTGCCGATGGACGCCGACATGGTGATGGACGTCCGGTTCCTGCCCAATCCGCACTGGGTCGACGAACTGCGCCCGCAGACCGGGCAGCACCCGGCGGTCCGCGACTACGTCTTGAGTCAACCCGGTGCCGCGGAGTTCCTGCAGACCTACCATCAGCTGCTGAAGTTCGTGGTGGACGGCTACAGCCGAGAGGGGAAGCGCTACATGACGGTGGCGATCGGCTGCACGGGCGGTAAGCACCGCAGCGTCGCGATGGCCGAGGCGCTGGCCGGCTTGCTCGACGAGAACCGGGGCCTGTCGGTGCGCGTGCTGCACCGGGATCTGGGCCGCGAATGA
- a CDS encoding PH domain-containing protein yields MTESGTQWDVVLRPRLLPMVAYAAAFIVATAGIAVGVLSNIKFTGAYIHTDDQVAMAVLGIVLGAAILLLALPRVRVGPAGIAVRNVVVERVVPWDEVVGVSFPEGSRWARVDIADFEYVPVVAIQAVDGERAVQAMETLRALTATYRPDLTRP; encoded by the coding sequence ATGACCGAGTCCGGCACCCAGTGGGATGTCGTGCTGCGACCACGACTCCTGCCGATGGTCGCGTACGCGGCGGCGTTCATCGTCGCCACCGCGGGCATCGCCGTCGGCGTCCTGTCGAATATCAAGTTCACCGGCGCCTACATCCACACCGATGACCAGGTCGCCATGGCCGTCCTGGGCATCGTCCTGGGGGCGGCCATCCTGCTGCTGGCGCTACCCCGGGTGCGGGTCGGTCCGGCCGGTATCGCGGTGCGCAATGTCGTGGTGGAGCGGGTCGTGCCGTGGGACGAGGTCGTCGGTGTCAGCTTCCCGGAAGGCTCGCGCTGGGCCCGGGTGGACATCGCCGACTTCGAATACGTTCCGGTGGTGGCCATCCAGGCGGTCGACGGGGAACGGGCCGTCCAGGCGATGGAAACCCTGCGGGCACTGACCGCCACGTACCGGCCGGACCTCACCCGACCCTGA
- a CDS encoding gluconeogenesis factor YvcK family protein → MSVTTSEVSPRIVALGGGHGLYATLSAARRITPHVTAVVTVADDGGSSGRLRSELDVVPPGDLRMALAALASDSPHGRLWATIIQHRFGGSGALAGHPIGNLMLAGLNEVLADPVAALDELGRVLGVKGRVLPMCPIALQIEADVAGLEGDPRMSRVIRGQVAVATTPGKVRRVRLHPGDPPATRQAVDAIMAADLVVLGPGSWFTSVIPHVLVPGLMTALKTTTARRAVVLNLAAEPGETAGFSAERHLHVLAQHAPGFSVDEIIVDAASVPSDRERGQLRRTASLIEASVQFADVSRPGTPLHDPAKLAAALEVVRTRGPVPATQTLPAAAPLQAGALRQGDRVEGSRGNGPRGDDPWR, encoded by the coding sequence ATGAGTGTGACGACCAGTGAGGTCAGCCCGCGCATCGTGGCGCTCGGCGGCGGCCACGGCCTCTACGCCACGCTGTCGGCGGCGCGCCGGATCACTCCGCACGTCACCGCGGTGGTCACCGTGGCCGACGACGGCGGTTCGTCCGGGCGGCTGCGCAGCGAGCTCGATGTCGTGCCGCCTGGCGATCTACGAATGGCGTTGGCGGCGTTGGCTTCTGACAGTCCCCACGGTCGGCTGTGGGCGACGATCATCCAGCACCGGTTCGGTGGCAGTGGAGCCCTGGCGGGTCACCCGATCGGCAATCTGATGCTGGCGGGTCTCAATGAGGTGCTCGCCGATCCGGTGGCCGCGCTGGACGAACTCGGACGGGTGCTCGGCGTCAAGGGCCGGGTGCTGCCGATGTGCCCGATCGCCCTGCAGATCGAGGCCGATGTCGCCGGGCTGGAAGGCGATCCACGGATGAGCCGGGTGATCCGCGGCCAGGTGGCCGTGGCGACCACCCCGGGCAAGGTACGGCGGGTGCGGCTTCATCCCGGCGATCCACCGGCCACCCGGCAGGCGGTCGACGCCATCATGGCCGCCGACCTGGTGGTGCTCGGCCCGGGCTCGTGGTTCACCAGTGTGATTCCGCACGTCCTGGTGCCCGGTCTGATGACGGCGCTGAAGACCACCACCGCGCGGCGGGCGGTGGTGCTGAACCTGGCCGCCGAGCCGGGGGAGACCGCGGGTTTCTCGGCCGAGCGTCATCTGCACGTGCTCGCCCAGCATGCTCCCGGCTTCTCGGTGGACGAGATCATCGTCGACGCGGCTTCGGTGCCGTCCGACCGCGAACGTGGCCAACTTCGCCGTACCGCGAGCTTGATAGAAGCGTCAGTTCAGTTTGCTGACGTGTCCAGACCTGGTACACCTTTACATGACCCGGCGAAGCTGGCCGCTGCGCTCGAAGTTGTGCGCACACGGGGACCCGTTCCCGCGACACAGACTCTTCCGGCCGCTGCCCCGTTGCAAGCCGGGGCGTTGCGACAGGGGGACAGGGTGGAGGGATCGAGAGGCAACGGACCGAGAGGTGACGACCCGTGGCGATGA
- a CDS encoding oxygenase MpaB family protein, producing MAITPDLGPVRRRLGRELFTMVAGPDGPQNRDRIHNTPGPRWFADDRPIRQVHADASMFVGGLRALLLQSLHPLAMAGVAQHSDYRGDPWGRLQRTSTFLAVTTFGTAADAQRAVDRVRGIHHRVHGTAADGRPYRADDPHLLEWVHIAEVDSFLLAHQLYGAAPLDQDGRDGYVADAARTAEALGVPDPPRTEADLAARIAAFRPELHSTEAARDAARFLLLTPPLPLAARLPYGVLAAAAVAMLPTWARLPLRVPYLPVTEATGIRVAGRVLVGTIRWALAANSTADAAAEQLSG from the coding sequence ATGGCGATCACCCCGGATCTCGGCCCGGTCCGCAGGCGCCTGGGCCGGGAGCTGTTCACGATGGTCGCCGGTCCCGACGGCCCACAGAACCGGGACCGCATCCACAACACCCCGGGCCCCCGCTGGTTCGCCGACGACCGTCCCATCCGGCAGGTCCATGCCGACGCCTCGATGTTCGTCGGCGGCCTGCGCGCCCTGCTGTTGCAGTCGCTGCACCCGCTGGCCATGGCCGGTGTCGCCCAGCACTCCGACTATCGCGGCGACCCCTGGGGCCGGCTCCAGCGCACCAGCACCTTCCTGGCGGTCACCACATTCGGTACCGCCGCCGATGCCCAGCGCGCCGTCGACCGGGTCCGCGGCATCCACCACCGGGTACACGGCACCGCCGCTGACGGCAGGCCCTACCGCGCCGACGACCCGCACCTGTTGGAGTGGGTGCACATCGCCGAAGTGGACAGCTTCCTGCTGGCCCATCAGCTCTACGGCGCCGCGCCATTGGACCAGGACGGCCGGGACGGTTACGTCGCCGACGCCGCCCGTACCGCCGAGGCGCTCGGCGTGCCCGACCCGCCGCGCACCGAGGCCGACCTCGCCGCGCGCATCGCCGCCTTCCGGCCCGAGCTACACAGCACCGAAGCCGCCCGGGACGCCGCCCGCTTCCTGCTGCTCACCCCGCCGCTGCCGCTGGCGGCACGGCTGCCCTACGGCGTGCTTGCCGCCGCCGCCGTGGCCATGCTGCCGACGTGGGCGCGGTTACCGCTGCGGGTGCCCTATCTCCCCGTCACCGAGGCCACCGGAATTCGCGTCGCCGGACGTGTCCTGGTCGGCACCATTCGCTGGGCGCTGGCCGCGAACAGCACAGCAGACGCTGCCGCCGAACAGCTTTCGGGCTGA
- the whiA gene encoding DNA-binding protein WhiA, translating to MTAEVKDELSRLVVNSVSARRAEVASLLRFAGGLHIVAGRVVVEAEVDLGIIARRLRKDIYDLYGYNAVVHVLSASGIRKSTRYLVRVAKDGEALARQTGLLDMRGRPVRGLPAQVVGGSVGDAEAAWRGAFLAHGSLTEPGRSSALEVSCPGPEAALALVGAARRLGVSAKAREVRGTDRVVVRDGEAIGALLTRMGAQDTRLIWEERRMRREVRATANRLANFDDANLRRSARAAVAAAARVERALEILADTVPDHLAAAGRLRVEHRQASLEELGRLADPPMTKDAVAGRIRRLLSMADRKAKQDGIPDTESAVTPDLLEDA from the coding sequence ATGACTGCCGAGGTGAAGGACGAGCTGAGTCGTCTGGTGGTCAACTCCGTGAGCGCTCGCCGGGCGGAGGTGGCCTCGCTGCTGCGGTTCGCTGGCGGCCTGCACATCGTGGCCGGCCGGGTGGTCGTGGAGGCCGAGGTGGACCTGGGCATCATCGCCCGCCGGCTGCGTAAGGACATTTACGACCTCTACGGGTACAACGCGGTGGTGCACGTCCTGTCGGCCAGCGGTATCCGCAAGAGCACCCGCTACCTGGTCCGTGTCGCCAAGGACGGGGAAGCCCTGGCGAGGCAGACCGGCCTGCTGGACATGCGGGGCCGTCCGGTTCGCGGGCTGCCCGCCCAGGTGGTCGGCGGAAGTGTCGGCGATGCCGAGGCGGCCTGGCGCGGAGCGTTCCTCGCGCATGGTTCGCTGACCGAACCCGGACGCTCGTCGGCGCTCGAGGTGAGCTGCCCCGGGCCGGAGGCGGCGCTGGCCCTCGTCGGTGCGGCACGCCGGCTCGGTGTCAGTGCCAAGGCCCGTGAGGTCCGCGGCACCGACCGGGTGGTGGTGCGCGACGGTGAGGCCATCGGCGCCCTGCTGACCCGGATGGGCGCCCAGGACACCAGGCTGATCTGGGAGGAGCGCCGGATGCGCCGCGAGGTGCGCGCGACGGCGAACCGGCTGGCCAACTTCGACGACGCGAACCTGCGCCGCTCGGCGCGTGCCGCGGTGGCGGCTGCCGCCCGGGTGGAACGAGCGCTGGAGATCCTCGCCGACACGGTGCCCGATCATCTGGCCGCTGCGGGCCGCCTGCGGGTCGAGCACCGACAGGCCTCGCTCGAGGAGCTCGGTCGGCTGGCTGATCCGCCGATGACGAAAGACGCTGTGGCGGGCCGTATTCGGCGCCTGCTGTCGATGGCGGACCGCAAGGCCAAGCAGGACGGCATCCCGGACACCGAGTCGGCGGTCACCCCCGATCTGCTCGAAGACGCCTGA
- the uvrC gene encoding excinuclease ABC subunit UvrC, whose amino-acid sequence MPDPATYRPAPGSIPVEPGVYRFRDPHGRVIYVGKAKSLRSRLTSYFADLSGLHPRTRQMVTTAAKVEWTVVNTEVEALQLEYNWIKEFDPRFNVRYRDDKSYPVLAVTLNEEYPRLFVYRGPRRKGVRYFGPYSHAWAIRETLDLLTRVFPARTCSGGVFKRHNQIGRPCLLGYIDKCSAPCVGRVSAEEHRKIVTDFCDFLSGRTDRFARDLEHQMNAAAADLDFERAARLRDDIGALKRALEKQAVVLGDGTDADVVAFADDELEAAVQVFHVRGGRVRGQRGWVVEKPGDPGDSAEAQLVEQFLTQFYGEQFELGSETNQAADESTNPVPREVLVPCLPPNADELGDWLSGLRGSRVVLRVPQRGDKKALAETVHRNAQEALQQHKLRRAGDFTARSAALQNIQESLGLADAPLRIECVDISHVQGTDVVASLVVFEDGLPRKSDYRHFAIREAAGQGRSDDVASIAEVTRRRFLRHVSDQQNPDEMSAEGKSRKFAYPPNLYVVDGGAPQVNAAQAVLDELGVDDVAVIGLAKRLEEVWVPSEADPLIMPRNSEGLYLLQRVRDEAHRFAISYHRSKRSKRMTASALDSVRGLGEARRKALVTHFGSLARLREASVEEITAVPGIGVATAAAVLEALGVSADTPGTAATPEPVEDDRTAQQASL is encoded by the coding sequence GTGCCCGATCCCGCGACGTACCGCCCGGCGCCCGGATCGATTCCCGTCGAGCCGGGTGTCTATCGATTCCGGGACCCGCACGGCCGGGTGATCTACGTCGGCAAGGCCAAAAGCCTGCGCAGCCGCCTGACGTCCTACTTCGCCGATCTGTCCGGTCTGCACCCCAGGACCCGGCAGATGGTGACCACCGCCGCGAAGGTGGAGTGGACGGTGGTCAACACCGAGGTCGAGGCGCTGCAGCTGGAATACAACTGGATCAAGGAGTTCGACCCGCGGTTCAACGTCCGCTACCGCGACGACAAGTCCTATCCGGTGCTGGCGGTGACGCTCAACGAGGAGTACCCGCGGCTGTTCGTCTATCGCGGTCCGCGCCGCAAGGGCGTGCGCTACTTCGGCCCCTACTCGCACGCCTGGGCCATCCGGGAGACCCTGGACCTGCTCACCAGGGTCTTCCCGGCCCGGACCTGCTCGGGGGGAGTGTTCAAGCGGCACAACCAGATCGGCCGGCCCTGCCTGCTGGGCTACATCGACAAGTGCTCGGCGCCGTGCGTCGGCCGGGTCAGTGCCGAGGAGCACCGCAAGATCGTCACCGACTTCTGCGACTTTCTGTCCGGAAGGACCGACCGGTTCGCCCGCGACCTGGAACACCAGATGAACGCCGCCGCTGCCGACCTCGACTTCGAGCGGGCCGCCCGGTTGCGCGACGACATCGGGGCGCTGAAACGCGCACTGGAGAAACAGGCCGTGGTCCTCGGCGACGGCACCGACGCCGACGTGGTGGCCTTCGCCGACGACGAGCTCGAGGCCGCGGTGCAGGTGTTCCACGTCCGCGGCGGGCGGGTCCGCGGTCAGCGCGGCTGGGTGGTCGAGAAGCCGGGCGACCCCGGTGATTCCGCAGAAGCCCAGCTGGTGGAGCAGTTCCTCACCCAGTTCTATGGTGAGCAGTTTGAATTGGGCTCCGAAACTAACCAAGCCGCAGACGAATCCACCAATCCGGTACCACGCGAGGTGTTGGTGCCGTGTCTACCGCCCAATGCCGACGAGCTGGGCGACTGGTTGTCCGGGCTGCGCGGATCCAGGGTGGTGCTGCGGGTACCGCAACGTGGCGACAAGAAGGCGCTCGCCGAGACCGTGCACCGCAATGCCCAGGAGGCGCTGCAGCAGCACAAGCTCAGGCGCGCGGGTGATTTCACCGCGAGATCGGCTGCGCTGCAGAACATTCAGGAATCGCTCGGATTGGCCGATGCACCGCTGCGCATCGAGTGTGTGGACATCAGCCACGTCCAGGGCACCGATGTGGTGGCCTCGCTGGTGGTGTTCGAGGACGGCCTGCCGCGCAAGTCGGACTACCGGCACTTCGCGATCCGGGAAGCTGCCGGACAGGGGCGCTCCGATGACGTCGCGTCCATCGCGGAGGTGACCCGCCGCCGGTTCCTGCGTCATGTCAGCGATCAGCAGAACCCCGATGAAATGTCAGCAGAAGGCAAGTCCCGCAAGTTCGCCTACCCGCCCAACCTCTACGTCGTCGACGGTGGCGCACCCCAGGTCAACGCCGCCCAGGCGGTGCTCGACGAACTCGGCGTCGACGACGTCGCGGTGATCGGACTGGCCAAACGTCTCGAGGAGGTCTGGGTGCCCTCGGAGGCCGACCCGCTGATCATGCCGCGCAACAGCGAAGGGCTGTACCTGCTGCAGCGGGTCCGCGACGAGGCGCACCGGTTTGCCATCTCCTACCACCGCAGCAAGCGTTCCAAGCGGATGACGGCCTCGGCACTGGACTCGGTGCGGGGGCTGGGCGAGGCGCGCCGCAAGGCGCTGGTCACCCATTTCGGATCGCTGGCCCGGCTACGGGAGGCCAGCGTCGAGGAGATCACCGCGGTGCCCGGGATCGGCGTTGCCACGGCCGCCGCCGTGCTGGAAGCGTTAGGGGTGTCGGCGGATACGCCGGGAACGGCTGCGACGCCCGAGCCGGTCGAGGATGATCGGACTGCGCAACAGGCATCGCTATGA
- a CDS encoding GNAT family N-acetyltransferase, whose product MPTARVTRLTESDWEQFAALRLRALADAFGTADEQYLAESQMTPGNWRQRLRDHAQFVAFVTDRPAGLIAAHQEDPGTVYLYSLWLDPRVRGRGLGRQLVAAALDWARRGGARVVTLRMARDNNIARAVYESFGFTEVADDGRAEVAMVLRVG is encoded by the coding sequence GTGCCCACGGCCCGCGTTACCCGCCTCACCGAGTCGGACTGGGAGCAATTCGCTGCACTCCGACTACGCGCCCTGGCCGACGCGTTCGGTACCGCAGACGAGCAGTACCTGGCAGAGTCGCAGATGACTCCGGGGAACTGGCGTCAGCGGTTGCGCGACCACGCGCAGTTCGTGGCGTTCGTCACGGATCGGCCGGCCGGGCTGATCGCCGCACACCAGGAAGACCCCGGCACGGTGTACCTGTACTCGCTGTGGCTGGATCCGCGGGTCCGCGGCAGGGGGCTGGGCCGACAGCTCGTCGCGGCCGCGCTGGACTGGGCGCGGCGAGGTGGCGCACGTGTGGTGACGCTGCGGATGGCGCGCGACAACAACATCGCCCGTGCGGTCTACGAGAGCTTCGGGTTCACCGAGGTCGCCGACGACGGCCGCGCCGAGGTGGCGATGGTGCTCAGGGTCGGGTGA